A window of Paraburkholderia megapolitana genomic DNA:
GCGGTGTAACTGCAACCGTGGCCGACTATGGCTACCCGTCGGACTCGACGGCACAGGAAATTTTCAGCGTGGGTATCCGTCACAAGTTCTAAGCATGACGTGATGCGCAGCTGAAGTTCCAGCTGTCATGAGCCAGCCTGAGGCGCCAAGCCGAAGGCTGGCTTTTTTATTGGCGGTTGCGTCGGGGCGGTTGCGTTGAGGCTGTCGCGTTGACGCGATTGTGTGGTGTTGGCTCGTTGGGGGTGATCGCGTTGGGTGGCATCGTAGTGGCCGCGTGAGGGCTCAGGCGGCAGCCACGGCACCGTACTACTTCACCGCCGCGCTTTCTCTTTTGCTGCCTGCGCGAGGGTCTGCTCAGGCATCGCGTCGGTGGCATTGGCAGCCGCCGGACCGCGATAGGTCACCGAGGCACGCTCGCGCTGCGCCAGCGGCACATCGGCGGTCTCAAGCCAGTCCGGATCGGGAATTTCACTGAACACCTGGCGCAGCCGCTCGCCCCAGGTGCGGTGGATCATCTGATAGTACGTGTTGTCCTGATCGATCGACACGAAGCGTGTGACGTGCAGCGCATCGGTTTCGTACACCAGCAGATCGAGCGGCAGGCCCACCGAGAGATTCGAGCGCAGCGTCGAATCCATCGAAATCAGCGCGCATTTTGCCGCTTCGTCGAGCGGCGTGGCAGGCGTCAGCACGCGGTCGATGATCGGCTTGCCGTACTTCGACTCGCCGATCTGGAAGTACGGGCATACCGTCGATGCCTCGATGAAATTGCCGGCCGCGTAAATCATGAAAAGTCGCGGCGTCTGCGGCTTGCCGTCGATACCGATCTGTCCACCCAGAATAAAGCTGCAATTGAAGTCGACGCCGAATTCCTGCAACGCCGGCGCTTCACGCTGATGCACGGCACGCACCGCATCCCCGACGACCCGCGCCGCGTCCGCCATCGTCCCGACCGTCCACAACGTGGGGCGGCCGTCGTCCGACGGTTCGCTCAGCACGTGCAGCACGGCCTGAGTCAGCGACAGATTGCCCGCGCCCAGCAATACGAGCACCCGTTCGCCGGGTTGCTCGAATACCGACATCTTGCGCGCGGTGCTGATGTGATCGACGCCCGCATTGGTCCGGGTGTCCGACAGGAACACGAGACCGTCGTCGACGCACATCGCGACACAGTAAGTCATGGATAGATCCGCTAGAAAAAGACCCGCTATTGTAATACTCCGCGGCGCAACCCCGTTCGTCACGAAATCGGGCACGTCTTGACGCCCTGGTTCATCGACGTCATCGATGTCATCCACGTGCAGCCCGAACATCGAGGGCCCATGAAAAATCCCCACGGACGTGAGCCCGTGGGGATCGTGTACTGCCTGTCTGCGGAAAACGCCGTTGCCCCGAAAGGCACCGACGTCTCGCGCGAGATCAGCTCGCTGCTGCGTCCTTCAGCTTCTTCAGCGCACGTGCCTTGATGCGCACGCTTGCCGGCTTGGCCGGGAACCAGCGCTCTTCACCCGTGAACGGGTCCTTGCCGAAGCGCTTCTTCTTCGCCGGCACTTGCTGCGCGACGATCTTCAGCAGACCCGACAACGTGAATTCGCCAGCACCCTTCTTGTGCACCGAGCCGAGGATCGTGTCTTCGAGTGCAGCCAGAACAGCCTTGGCAGCCTTCGGTTCAACACCAGCACGTTCTGCGACATGAGCAGCCAGCGAGGCCTTCGTGAAGGTGTCCTTGATCGGCGACGGAGCGCCGGACGCCTTCACGGCGACCTTCTTAGCTGCAGCTTTTTGCGCAGGCACTTTCTTCGCAGCAACCTTTTTGGCAGCTGCCGGTGCGGCCTTCTTGGCCACCTTTTTTGCGGAAGTCGGCATGTTTCTCCTACCTGTTGTGGTCAGTGAATGCACGAAGTGCACACGGTATGCGTGCACTTCAACGCCGGATTCTACAAGCGCTATAGCGTTTCGCGCGAATCTTTTGTGCGTCACAGGCGGGGTTTGTTGCGTGGCGCTGACTCTCGGGTGCATTTTGAGGCTTGTTTCAAGGGGTAAACGTGAGTCTCGCGTGAACTTCGCATGATTCGCACGTGCACCACGCATGAACTCGCATCGTGTTTTTAGACTACCCGTACCCCCTTCCCGGCATCGAAACCGCAGTTATGGCGACCAGTGACCCGTCGCTGGCCACGCGACCTGTGCCGTAATTCCCCGCAATATTCCGCCATAGTCGACACGCAACCCGCTCAACGCACCAGCTTCGGCATCAGTCGCGCGAGCTTCGTCAGCGCCTCGTCGATGTGATCGGCGCCAATGCCGCCGTAACCGAAGATCAATCCCGGCCGCGGCCGGGCCCGTACATAGAACGGCGCGAGTCCGTACAGGCCGATCGATGCATCGCGTGCCGCGGCGATCAGCGTTGCTTCGGAAAGCGGCACCTTCAGATGCGCGGCAAGGTGAATCCCGGCAATCGGCGCGGTCGGCTCGAACCATGCGCCGAGCGGACCGCGCAGATGCGACAGCAGACGCATGCGGCGCGTCACGTAGATCTTGTGCATGCGGCGCAGATGCTTCGCGAAATCGCCATTGAGCATGAACGCCGCGAGCGCAGTCTGCGTAAGCGTGCAGCCATGCCAGTCGCCAAGTTGGCGCGCCTTGCGCAACGGTCCGCCGAGCGATGCCGGCGGCACCACATAACCGACCCGCAGCTCGGGGAAAAGCGTCTTCGAGAAGGTGCCGACGTAGGCGACGAGACCGGCGCGATCGAGCGTCTTCAGCGGTTCGATTGCGCGGCCGTCGAAGCGGAATTCGCAGTCGTAGTCGTCCTCGATGATCAGCGCGTCGCGCTGTTCCGCCCATTCGAGCAACGCGACGCGCCGCTCGAGCGACATCGGCATGCCGAGCGGAAACTGGTGCGACGGCGTCACATAGACGAGCCGTGCGTTTTTCGGCAGCTTCGCGACGATCAGTCCTTCTGCGTCGACGGGGACCGGCACCACCTTCGCGCCGAGCGCCGCGAAACATTCGCGTGCCGGCGGGTAACCGGGATCCTCGACAACGGCCACATCGCCGGGACGCAATGTGATGCGCGCCAGCAGATCGAGCGCATGCTGTGCGCCCTGGGTGACGAACACGTCTTCCCAGTTGCTGTTCACCGCGCGGCTGAAGGCCAGATAACGCGACACCGCGAGTCGCAGGTCCTGTTCGCCGGCAGATTCGCGATACATCCCGCGGCCGCGCGCCTGGACTCGCAGCGCGTGGTTCACGCAGCGACGCCACACGTCGAACGGAAACAGCGCCTTGTCCGTCATACCGCCGACGAAGTCGTACGGCGATCCGACGATCGGCCGCGGCAGCATCGATGCATCGCGCAGTTGTTCCCAGACAGGTCGGGCCCGCACGCGCGCCTTCGTCCGCGTGCGGGCGGCTTCAACCTCGCGGATCTGCGCGGAGCGTCCGGCGGGCAGTCGCTGCAACCCCTCGGCAACGAAGGTGCCAGAGCCCGCGCGCGCACTCAGATAACCTTCGGCGAGCAGCCGCTCGAATACGTCGAGCGTCGTCTTGCGCGACACGCCGAGCCGGGTGGCGAGATCGCGGGTCGACGGCAAACGCGTGCCGCCGGCTAGCCGCCCTTCGATAATCCCTTCCCTCAGTTGCCGGTAGATCTGCCCTGCCAGGTCGTGCCGACCCTCGACTGCAATGTGGATGTCCATCGGAAGTGGTTACCTGAGATATTCCAGAAATGGCTATTTTGCACGACCACAATGAGATTTAAGCTTGATCCATGGCCCCAATCGCGGGCGCATTCAACTGGAGCAAACCATGCAATCACGTCTCGACTTCTATAAAGCCAGCCCGAACGGCACCAAGGCCATGCTGGCGCTGGAAGAACAGGTCAGCAAAAGCAGCATCGAAAAACCGCTCGCCGAACTGGTGCGGCTGCGCGCATCGCAGATAAACGGCTGCGCCTTCTGCGTCGACATGCATACCGCCGACGCGCGCAAGGGCGGCGAAACCGAACGTCGCCTCGCCACCGTCACGGTGTGGCGCGAAACGCCGTTCTTCACCGACCGCGAGCGCGCCGCGCTGGAATGGACCGAAGCGCTCACGCTCATCGCGCAGACGCACGTACCCGACGCGGCCTGGGAGGCGGTCAAGCCGCACTTCACCGACCAGGAAATCACCGACCTCACGATGCTGATCATCGCGATCAACGGCTGGAACCGGATCGCCGTGTCGTTCCGCATGATGCCGGCCTGAACGGGTGCCGGTGTCGCCCTGCAGCGCACTTCGGACGCGGGCGGCAACCGGCTAGGGCGATAGCGACCGCGCAGCCTGCGCGGTCGCTGCCCGCTTTTTCCTCTGAATGTCTCGTTAGAACCACTCCCCTCGCAGCGCCATCCCCGGCTTGCGCTACCTCGCCCTATCCGGCGATTTCCCTCTTCGCTACCCCGCTCCACCGAAAATGCCGCCCATACAGGCGGACAGGTGTAATATTTTCGGTGCCTTTATGCGCGAAAACGTTAAATCATGATCGAAGCAGAAGACCGCGACACCGCCGTGCAGAGCTTCATCGAGCCGTCGGAGTTAATACGGGTTACCGCATTCGAACGCTTTAAAAGTGAACCGTGCGCTGCGACCGCGCTTTTCGACGTAGCGCACCGCGGCAGACCAGTTGGCCTGTTGCTGCGAGCCCGTATGGACGCCGCTGCGCACCCGGGCACACGACAATCGAAAAAATGTCGGGAAAAGCGTCTTAATATGGCGCACGGCGCCGCGCGCCGGGAAATGTTTCGGAGGCAGCCTGCCAGCGCGATCGATTAAGTCATGGGTTCAAACCGTTACACCGTTTTCTTTTTTTGCTTTGCCTCTTTTAACGATTGATTCTAGCTTCACCATTCAGCTCGTATAAACGTCACAGGGGTAGCTCGTATGTCCAAAGATATGACGACCGGCAATTCAGGCACGAATCAGAGCAAGGTCAAGCTCATCAAGTGGGGGATCATCGGCCTCGGCATCATTGTCGTCGCCCCGCTCGTGGTTCTGCTGATCAAGGGGCTGGTCGGCCTCATCGCGGCCGCGGTCATCGGGCTCGCGGCAATCAATTTCGCGCCGGTCATCGCGATGAAGTTCGCGAACCAGAAGGTCAAGATGATGGTCAACGAGGCGGGCACGAACCCGATCGAGACGCTCTATAACCAGTTGGCGGAAAAGGAACAGGCCGCGCAGAAGTTCAAGGACAGCATTACCGGCTTCCGCACGGAAGTCGCGAACTTCGCGACCAAGACCGCGCAATTCAAGAAGCAGTATCCCGACGACGCCGAGCGCTTCGAAGCGCAACTGGCCACGATGAACAAGCTGCTGACCTTCCGCGAGCAACGCTACAAGCAGGTTCAGTCGGAACTGCAGAATTTTTCGAACGCAATCGATCGCGCGAAGGCGCTGTGGGACATGTCGCAATCGGCGCAGCGCATGAACAAGATTGCCGGCATGCAAACCAGCAATACCTTCGAGCAGATCAAGACGGATGCCGCCATCGACGCCGTGACCAATTCGGTGAACAAGGCCTTCTCGGAAATGGAAACCTCGCTGATGGACAACCCGGAAGTTCAGCAGGCCCAGCAGGCGGCGAACGCAAGCCTTCTGACAGCGGGATCGGGGGCGTCATCCACGCCGCTCGCATCGCCGCAGATCGCCTCGAAACAGTAAGCAGCGAAACAGCACTCTCGACACGTCCAACTACCGAACAGACACAATGAAAAAAATACTAGGCTCGGCAATCTTTCTGGTCATTCTCGTTGCGGGATGGCTGATCTATCAGGGCGGTCTGGTACAACGCCTGGCGTCGCCTTCGTCGTCGTCATCGTCGACGCAGACCAGTTCCAGCGACAACTCGAATTCCAGCGGCAACGGCAATAACAACAGTAACAGCGGCAGCAGTAGCAACAACAGCAGCAGTAATGCCAGCACGAACGTCGTGCAATCGGTCGCGGTGGACGGGTTCGTGCCGAACAAGAACACGCTGAAATCGATTGTGACAAACGGCGTAGTCCGCATCAGCGTAGAGAATCCGTCGCGCCCGTTCTACTCGGAAGACGGCGGCAAACCGCAGGGCTTTAACGTCGACTTCGCGAAGCTGCTGTTCGCGCAGAAGGAATTCACTTCGGGAGACCACAGCACGATCAAGGTCGATACCGGCCACGGCGTGGACACCTACCCGGCCGTCCCCGCGCAGCTCACGCAGACCGACAAGGACGGCAACGCCACCGTCGACATCGCGATGGACGGCCTGACGTTCTCCGACGACACGCCCAACGGCGTGGTCTACACGGTGCCCTACATCGATGACTTCGGTTACGCGCTGATCGTACGCAAGGGTTCGTCGATTCATTCGACAGCCGACCTGGCCGGCAAGAAGATCGGCATCCTGCAGGGCGACCCCGACGTCAAGGCGTTTGTGACGAAGGCGTTCCCGAGCAACCAGGTGGTCGAGTTGTCCGATGCCAGCATCAACGGCGAGCGTTCGTGGATGGCGCACTTCCTGAACAACGGACAAGTCGACGCGATCGTCTATGACTACCCGTTCGGTGTCGCGGAAATTGAAGGCACCGACCTGACTTTCGCGGTCAGCAAACTGGAAGGTTCGAACCTCGCGTACAAGATCGGCGTGCGCAAGAGCGATAACGACCTGCTGGTGTACCTGAATTCGGCGATCGCCAAGGTCAGGCAATCGCCCGAGTATCTCGATCTGCTGCGCAAATACTTCATCAGCAACCAGATCGCGACGACCGCCGCACAGGGCAACGAGAAGACCTACATCGTGAAGTCGGGCGATACGTTGAACCTGATCGCATCGAGCCAGTTGGGCAGTTCCGCGCGCTACGTCGAGATCCAGCGACGCAACAACCTGCCGAACCCCAACCTGATCCTGGTCGGGCAGCGGCTCGTGATTCCGCGCGGCTAGGCGGTAAACGCGCAGCACAGCGCGAATGCATCTCGTAGTGACAAAACGGCCCCGGCATCGTCTGCCGGGGCCGCTTGCTTTAGTGCGTTTCTGCGTGCGCTAGTAGGTGCGTTCGCACACGTGAAACCCATCGATCAATACGGCAACACCTAAATGACCGTCATTGCGCCGCAGCGGCCAACGTACCCGAATCGCGCTGCGCATTTTCGCGCGCTTCGTCGGTGCAGCGCTGATGTTCGCGCGAGAGGCGACGCATCAGCGGCAGCAGCAGTACAGCCACCACCACGCCCGCCGCGGCAAGCCAGCCAAGCCCGGTGAAGAGCTTCGTGTACAGCGGCAGCGACTGCACCGCCGTGAGATCGCCGGAAGGCATCTGCGCAAAATTCGCGACCACGCTGCCAAGATACTGCGACACACCGGTCGCGACGAAGTACGCACCCATCATGAAACCGCTCATGCGGACCGGCACGTAGCGCGCGATCATCGCGAGGCCGAGACCACTCAC
This region includes:
- a CDS encoding proteasome-type protease — encoded protein: MTYCVAMCVDDGLVFLSDTRTNAGVDHISTARKMSVFEQPGERVLVLLGAGNLSLTQAVLHVLSEPSDDGRPTLWTVGTMADAARVVGDAVRAVHQREAPALQEFGVDFNCSFILGGQIGIDGKPQTPRLFMIYAAGNFIEASTVCPYFQIGESKYGKPIIDRVLTPATPLDEAAKCALISMDSTLRSNLSVGLPLDLLVYETDALHVTRFVSIDQDNTYYQMIHRTWGERLRQVFSEIPDPDWLETADVPLAQRERASVTYRGPAAANATDAMPEQTLAQAAKEKARR
- a CDS encoding HU family DNA-binding protein, translated to MPTSAKKVAKKAAPAAAKKVAAKKVPAQKAAAKKVAVKASGAPSPIKDTFTKASLAAHVAERAGVEPKAAKAVLAALEDTILGSVHKKGAGEFTLSGLLKIVAQQVPAKKKRFGKDPFTGEERWFPAKPASVRIKARALKKLKDAAAS
- the pdxR gene encoding MocR-like pyridoxine biosynthesis transcription factor PdxR: MDIHIAVEGRHDLAGQIYRQLREGIIEGRLAGGTRLPSTRDLATRLGVSRKTTLDVFERLLAEGYLSARAGSGTFVAEGLQRLPAGRSAQIREVEAARTRTKARVRARPVWEQLRDASMLPRPIVGSPYDFVGGMTDKALFPFDVWRRCVNHALRVQARGRGMYRESAGEQDLRLAVSRYLAFSRAVNSNWEDVFVTQGAQHALDLLARITLRPGDVAVVEDPGYPPARECFAALGAKVVPVPVDAEGLIVAKLPKNARLVYVTPSHQFPLGMPMSLERRVALLEWAEQRDALIIEDDYDCEFRFDGRAIEPLKTLDRAGLVAYVGTFSKTLFPELRVGYVVPPASLGGPLRKARQLGDWHGCTLTQTALAAFMLNGDFAKHLRRMHKIYVTRRMRLLSHLRGPLGAWFEPTAPIAGIHLAAHLKVPLSEATLIAAARDASIGLYGLAPFYVRARPRPGLIFGYGGIGADHIDEALTKLARLMPKLVR
- a CDS encoding carboxymuconolactone decarboxylase family protein produces the protein MQSRLDFYKASPNGTKAMLALEEQVSKSSIEKPLAELVRLRASQINGCAFCVDMHTADARKGGETERRLATVTVWRETPFFTDRERAALEWTEALTLIAQTHVPDAAWEAVKPHFTDQEITDLTMLIIAINGWNRIAVSFRMMPA
- a CDS encoding transporter substrate-binding and LysM peptidoglycan-binding domain-containing protein — its product is MKKILGSAIFLVILVAGWLIYQGGLVQRLASPSSSSSSTQTSSSDNSNSSGNGNNNSNSGSSSNNSSSNASTNVVQSVAVDGFVPNKNTLKSIVTNGVVRISVENPSRPFYSEDGGKPQGFNVDFAKLLFAQKEFTSGDHSTIKVDTGHGVDTYPAVPAQLTQTDKDGNATVDIAMDGLTFSDDTPNGVVYTVPYIDDFGYALIVRKGSSIHSTADLAGKKIGILQGDPDVKAFVTKAFPSNQVVELSDASINGERSWMAHFLNNGQVDAIVYDYPFGVAEIEGTDLTFAVSKLEGSNLAYKIGVRKSDNDLLVYLNSAIAKVRQSPEYLDLLRKYFISNQIATTAAQGNEKTYIVKSGDTLNLIASSQLGSSARYVEIQRRNNLPNPNLILVGQRLVIPRG